A window of the Streptomyces griseochromogenes genome harbors these coding sequences:
- a CDS encoding sodium:solute symporter family protein → MNSLDWAVLIGYFGVMVAIGLWSHKRVDNVSDFFTAGGKMPWWLSGISHHMSGYSAVMFTGYAGIAYTYGVTSFITWSFPIALGIAIGSKLFAPRINRLRSRLHVASPLEYLKNRYNLSTQQALAWSGMLLKIVDVGAKWAAIATLLSVFTGVTLNQGILITGAITAVYCTIGGLWADALTELGQFVIQLLAGVSMFVAVVMKLHDKNIGFFGAWDEPVLHGHGKPLVGPYGTVFLLAFLFIKLFEYNGGMLNQAQRYMATGSAHEAERSARLSAILWLVWPVVLFFPMWMSPLLVHAKKPDGSDSYALMTEHLLPHGLLGLVVVGFFSHTMAMCSSDANAIAAVFTRDVAPVLSQKARSWGERSGLIAARVTTVVFLCLSMAVATQVNSPAFKDIITVVIKWVAGLMGPIAIPMMLGLLRPFRRSGPTAALTSWAAGLLAFWLVNYPINWNVDGGVPLQYQVSVPLAVSLVLYILIGWLKPEDTPERLAVIDKVNTDGDGVSAVPVPAAAGDDIVGAPNQ, encoded by the coding sequence ATGAACAGTCTCGACTGGGCCGTGCTGATCGGCTACTTCGGTGTGATGGTCGCGATCGGCCTCTGGTCGCACAAGCGCGTGGACAACGTCAGCGACTTCTTCACGGCCGGCGGCAAGATGCCCTGGTGGCTGTCCGGCATCTCGCACCACATGTCGGGCTACAGCGCGGTGATGTTCACGGGCTACGCGGGGATCGCCTACACCTACGGCGTCACCTCCTTCATCACCTGGTCCTTTCCGATCGCGCTCGGCATCGCCATCGGCTCGAAGCTGTTCGCGCCGCGCATCAACCGGCTGCGGTCCAGGCTCCATGTGGCCTCCCCGCTGGAGTATCTGAAGAACCGCTACAACCTCTCCACACAGCAGGCGCTCGCCTGGTCGGGCATGCTGCTGAAGATCGTGGACGTCGGAGCCAAGTGGGCGGCGATCGCGACCCTGTTGTCGGTGTTCACGGGTGTGACGCTGAACCAGGGCATCCTCATCACGGGCGCGATCACCGCCGTCTACTGCACGATCGGCGGTCTGTGGGCGGACGCGCTGACCGAACTCGGCCAGTTCGTCATCCAGTTGCTGGCCGGTGTCTCGATGTTCGTCGCGGTCGTGATGAAGCTGCACGACAAGAACATCGGCTTCTTCGGCGCCTGGGACGAGCCCGTACTGCACGGCCACGGCAAGCCGCTGGTCGGCCCGTACGGAACGGTCTTCCTGCTCGCGTTCCTCTTCATCAAGCTCTTCGAGTACAACGGCGGCATGCTCAACCAGGCCCAGCGCTACATGGCGACGGGCAGCGCGCACGAGGCCGAGCGCTCGGCACGTCTGTCGGCGATCCTGTGGCTGGTCTGGCCGGTGGTCCTCTTCTTCCCCATGTGGATGTCCCCGCTCCTCGTCCACGCCAAGAAGCCCGACGGCTCCGACTCCTACGCCCTGATGACCGAACATCTGCTGCCGCACGGGCTGCTGGGCCTGGTCGTCGTCGGGTTCTTCTCGCACACGATGGCCATGTGCTCCTCCGACGCGAACGCGATCGCCGCGGTCTTCACCCGTGACGTGGCGCCGGTGCTGTCGCAGAAGGCCCGCAGCTGGGGCGAGCGTTCGGGCCTGATCGCGGCCCGTGTGACGACGGTCGTCTTCCTCTGTCTGTCGATGGCGGTGGCGACACAGGTCAACTCCCCCGCCTTCAAGGACATCATCACGGTCGTGATCAAGTGGGTCGCGGGCCTGATGGGCCCGATCGCGATCCCGATGATGCTCGGTCTGCTCCGCCCGTTCCGCCGGTCGGGACCGACGGCGGCTCTCACCAGCTGGGCGGCGGGCCTGCTGGCCTTCTGGCTGGTCAACTACCCCATCAACTGGAACGTCGACGGCGGAGTGCCCCTCCAGTACCAGGTCTCCGTACCGCTGGCGGTCTCCCTGGTCCTCTACATCCTGATCGGCTGGCTGAAGCCGGAGGACACCCCCGAACGCCTGGCGGTCATCGACAAGGTCAACACGGACGGGGACGGCGTGAGCGCGGTCCCGGTACCGGCCGCGGCGGGCGACGACATCGTGGGGGCGCCCAACCAGTGA
- a CDS encoding ADP-ribosylglycohydrolase family protein gives MGATSGAVWGRAEQQDFRSRVRGTLLGVAVGDALGGPADALALDEIRSVYGGEGLLDLAYGHGGRGTVTHHTQLTLFTVDGLIRAQVRRDTGAWHPPTDLHRAYLRWAATQRDWGPDERRKDDGWLAREEWLYARRDPTRALLIGLGDDTMGTLETPKNPGELGPEAVARSAPFGLLVGWEPQLVIQLAVECAAQTHGHPIAYLSAGAYAVIMHGLARGESLDGAVQRSLALLAARPGHQPVSDALQHALGAVRQGLPGPARVEELAGDGTADGLLAASVYCALVGEDVRHGLCLAVNQSGPSAAAGALTGGLLGALHGETALPPGWLVELEGRPTILELADDFAMEMTQGPALHGPAGASPGWLARYPRA, from the coding sequence GTGGGTGCCACGTCCGGTGCGGTCTGGGGCCGCGCCGAGCAGCAGGACTTCCGCAGCCGGGTGCGCGGCACCCTGCTCGGCGTCGCCGTCGGCGACGCGCTCGGCGGACCGGCCGATGCGCTCGCCCTCGACGAGATCCGCTCCGTGTACGGCGGGGAGGGCCTGCTCGACCTGGCCTACGGGCACGGAGGACGCGGTACGGTCACCCACCACACCCAGCTCACCCTCTTCACGGTGGACGGGCTGATCCGGGCCCAGGTGCGCCGGGACACCGGCGCCTGGCATCCGCCGACCGATCTGCACCGGGCGTATCTGCGCTGGGCGGCCACCCAGCGGGACTGGGGGCCCGACGAGCGCCGCAAGGACGACGGGTGGCTGGCGCGGGAGGAGTGGCTCTACGCCCGCCGGGATCCGACCCGGGCGCTGCTCATCGGCCTCGGCGACGACACCATGGGCACGCTGGAGACCCCGAAGAATCCGGGTGAGCTGGGTCCGGAGGCCGTAGCCCGTTCCGCTCCCTTCGGCCTGCTGGTCGGCTGGGAGCCCCAGCTGGTGATCCAGCTGGCCGTTGAGTGCGCGGCCCAGACGCACGGGCACCCCATCGCCTACCTTTCGGCGGGCGCGTACGCCGTGATCATGCACGGCCTCGCGCGCGGCGAGAGCCTGGACGGGGCCGTGCAGCGGTCCCTCGCCCTGCTCGCCGCCCGCCCCGGCCACCAGCCGGTCTCCGACGCCCTCCAGCACGCGCTCGGCGCGGTACGGCAGGGGCTGCCCGGCCCGGCCCGGGTGGAGGAACTGGCCGGCGACGGCACCGCGGACGGCCTGCTGGCCGCGTCCGTGTACTGCGCGCTGGTGGGCGAGGACGTACGCCACGGCCTGTGCCTCGCGGTCAACCAGAGCGGGCCCTCGGCAGCGGCGGGTGCGCTGACCGGAGGGCTGCTCGGCGCGCTGCACGGCGAGACGGCGCTTCCGCCCGGGTGGCTGGTCGAGCTGGAGGGCCGGCCGACGATTCTGGAACTCGCCGACGACTTCGCGATGGAGATGACCCAGGGGCCCGCACTGCACGGGCCCGCCGGGGCGTCACCGGGGTGGCTCGCCCGCTATCCGCGGGCCTGA
- a CDS encoding TetR/AcrR family transcriptional regulator produces MAARNKEQDKPRDPRASLALLWGEQDQPTRGPKPKLSPRQIAAAAVELADGEGLDAVSMSKVAGGFGVSAMALYRYVPGKGELVELMVEAVLAEGPDLSEVPEGDWRAGAQEWTRQCARVYAAHPWLLTATAMRRQIMGPRQLGWLDAALAVLEPTGLGAAQRHRIFLLLVGHVRNLAQQVSDHDEERDREWNRLTGELLARHADRFPALTKAIAEGAFEPAGVDPLDFGLDRILDGVEALIAVRE; encoded by the coding sequence ATGGCCGCCCGGAACAAGGAGCAGGACAAGCCGCGCGATCCACGGGCGAGCCTCGCGCTGCTGTGGGGCGAGCAGGATCAGCCCACCCGGGGGCCCAAGCCGAAGCTGTCCCCGCGGCAGATCGCCGCGGCCGCCGTCGAACTGGCCGACGGGGAAGGGCTGGACGCCGTTTCCATGAGCAAGGTGGCCGGCGGATTCGGGGTGTCCGCCATGGCGCTGTACCGGTACGTCCCCGGGAAGGGCGAACTCGTCGAACTGATGGTGGAGGCCGTGCTCGCCGAGGGCCCGGATCTGTCGGAGGTGCCGGAGGGGGACTGGCGGGCGGGCGCGCAGGAGTGGACACGGCAGTGCGCGCGCGTCTACGCCGCCCATCCCTGGCTGCTCACCGCCACCGCGATGCGCCGCCAGATCATGGGGCCGCGGCAGCTGGGCTGGCTCGATGCGGCGCTCGCCGTCCTGGAGCCGACCGGCCTCGGCGCCGCCCAGCGGCATCGGATCTTCCTGCTCCTCGTCGGACACGTGCGCAACCTCGCCCAGCAGGTGTCCGACCACGACGAGGAGCGGGACCGGGAGTGGAACCGCCTCACCGGCGAACTGCTCGCCCGCCACGCGGACCGTTTCCCGGCCCTCACCAAGGCGATCGCCGAGGGCGCCTTCGAGCCGGCCGGCGTCGACCCGCTCGACTTCGGCCTCGACCGGATCCTGGACGGAGTCGAAGCGCTCATAGCTGTGCGGGAATGA
- a CDS encoding alpha/beta fold hydrolase: MLLTYRALKRASLAKKLRITAPNGIDEGSYVRIGGIDQWISIRGEDLSNPVVLEIHGGPGASNLIFAPRTRAWERHFTIVRWDMRGAGRTFAAGGPAGQGEMALDRLYTDALEVTEHVRARLGVAKLLLVANSFGTVTGLRLARNHPELYSAYVGTDQNIIGGGRDTSSYEALLARLEKAGKKKELAKVVAMGPDRTAWSAHEWSEHAKIVVTTDPLTYDTMKTVVIRSLWFSPFHNLRGLRSYLKGMNFSEQLGPQAMTVDERAEGTSFRLPFFLFQGDSDVLTPPEPARRFHEEVTAPVKDFALIREASHFASFRHPDQFLDLMLSKVRPVVTGDAAVR, translated from the coding sequence ATGCTGCTCACCTACCGGGCCCTCAAGCGCGCGTCGCTCGCGAAGAAACTGCGCATCACCGCACCGAACGGCATCGACGAGGGGTCGTACGTCCGTATCGGCGGCATCGACCAGTGGATCTCGATCCGCGGCGAGGACCTGTCGAACCCCGTGGTCCTGGAGATCCACGGCGGCCCCGGCGCCTCCAACCTGATCTTCGCCCCGCGTACCCGCGCCTGGGAGCGGCACTTCACGATCGTGCGCTGGGACATGCGGGGCGCGGGCAGGACGTTCGCGGCGGGCGGCCCGGCCGGCCAGGGCGAGATGGCGCTCGACCGCCTCTACACCGACGCCCTGGAGGTGACGGAACACGTCCGCGCCCGCCTCGGCGTCGCCAAGCTCCTCCTCGTCGCCAACAGCTTCGGCACGGTCACCGGTCTGCGGCTGGCCCGCAATCACCCCGAGCTGTACTCGGCGTACGTCGGCACCGACCAGAACATCATCGGCGGCGGCCGCGACACCTCGTCGTACGAGGCGCTGCTGGCCCGCCTGGAGAAGGCGGGCAAGAAGAAGGAGCTGGCGAAGGTGGTGGCGATGGGCCCGGACCGCACGGCCTGGTCCGCACACGAGTGGTCGGAGCACGCGAAGATCGTCGTCACGACCGACCCGCTGACCTACGACACCATGAAGACGGTGGTGATCCGCTCGCTCTGGTTCTCCCCGTTCCACAACCTGCGCGGGCTGCGCTCGTACCTGAAGGGCATGAACTTCTCCGAGCAGCTGGGCCCACAGGCGATGACGGTCGACGAACGGGCCGAGGGCACGTCCTTCCGCCTCCCCTTCTTCCTCTTCCAGGGCGACAGCGACGTCCTGACCCCACCGGAGCCGGCCCGCCGCTTCCACGAGGAGGTCACGGCCCCCGTGAAGGACTTCGCCCTCATCAGGGAGGCGAGCCACTTCGCGTCCTTCCGGCACCCGGACCAGTTCCTGGACCTGATGCTGAGCAAGGTGCGGCCCGTGGTGACGGGGGACGCGGCGGTGCGCTGA
- a CDS encoding MarR family winged helix-turn-helix transcriptional regulator, translating to MATPVGGGDEHVIFRQYLDAVGLQGLASAEAAGLHTSEWYALSLIAAEGGLTSGELATRTGLTTGATTRLIDRLERAGYARRTADPRDRRRVIVEPVPDALGRIEEVVGPARRHIAEILARYTPEQRAVLFDYFEHAAPAFRAATEEIRKSVAPRRRRAARPEDGG from the coding sequence ATGGCAACCCCTGTGGGTGGCGGGGACGAGCACGTGATCTTCCGCCAGTACCTGGACGCGGTGGGCCTCCAGGGCCTGGCCAGCGCGGAGGCCGCCGGTCTGCACACGTCGGAGTGGTACGCGCTCAGCCTGATCGCGGCGGAAGGCGGGCTCACCTCGGGTGAACTGGCCACCAGGACCGGGCTGACCACCGGTGCGACCACGCGCCTGATCGACCGCCTGGAGCGGGCCGGGTACGCGCGCCGCACCGCGGACCCCAGGGACCGCCGACGGGTGATCGTCGAGCCGGTCCCGGACGCGCTCGGCCGGATCGAGGAGGTGGTGGGCCCCGCCCGCCGCCACATCGCCGAGATCCTCGCCCGCTACACCCCTGAGCAGCGTGCTGTGCTCTTCGACTACTTCGAGCACGCCGCGCCCGCGTTCCGTGCGGCCACCGAGGAGATCCGCAAGTCGGTGGCGCCCAGGCGCAGGAGGGCCGCCCGGCCCGAGGACGGCGGCTGA
- a CDS encoding SgcJ/EcaC family oxidoreductase has protein sequence MSNATHDVAAITSVLNDLVAAWERHDADAYGELFTPDATYITYVGTYYQGRQDIVDSHRTLFTGFLKGSRLADEVLDIRFHGTDTAVVNGRGDTYTGKRPHKLTKIQTYTLVRGSDDTWRIAAFHNTKRKPLMESISYRFAPGLVPAAER, from the coding sequence ATGTCGAACGCCACCCACGACGTCGCCGCCATCACCTCCGTACTGAACGACCTGGTCGCCGCATGGGAGCGGCACGACGCCGACGCCTACGGCGAACTGTTCACCCCGGACGCCACCTACATCACCTACGTCGGCACCTACTACCAGGGGCGCCAGGACATCGTGGACAGCCACCGCACCCTGTTCACGGGCTTCCTCAAGGGCAGCAGGCTCGCCGACGAGGTCCTCGACATCCGTTTCCACGGAACGGACACGGCCGTGGTCAACGGGCGCGGCGACACCTACACGGGCAAGCGACCGCACAAGCTCACCAAGATCCAGACGTACACCCTGGTCCGCGGGAGCGACGACACGTGGCGCATCGCGGCCTTCCACAACACCAAGCGCAAGCCGCTGATGGAGTCGATCTCCTACCGGTTCGCGCCGGGACTCGTCCCGGCGGCCGAGAGGTGA
- a CDS encoding DNA-binding protein — MTDKQPSAPARAKTRHSSGVTHVNEPHHDNFTVVGNHLAQHSELSLVAIGLALHIQSLPKGTPIGIKVLAAKFPEGEIRIAAALRELEEHGYLARPRERLQSGQVTTRTISYNRPRAVVAAAAPATPKPEAVPKAPAPSGKGKATELLAGLRAHDSRLLLTERDVIRLAPAVSEWLERGVPPTAVVRTLTTGLPQDPIKHPAAFLQHRLTAQLPPRLPAAPPRPALYRPSPLQTCDGCERAFRAPHPGRCRDCRTCAEAA; from the coding sequence GTGACTGACAAGCAGCCTAGCGCGCCCGCGCGCGCCAAGACCCGGCATTCCTCCGGCGTCACCCACGTGAACGAACCTCACCACGACAACTTCACCGTGGTCGGCAATCACCTCGCCCAGCACTCCGAGCTGTCGCTGGTGGCCATCGGGCTGGCGCTGCACATCCAGTCGTTGCCGAAGGGCACTCCGATCGGCATCAAGGTGCTGGCGGCGAAGTTTCCCGAGGGCGAGATCCGGATCGCGGCGGCCCTTCGTGAGCTGGAGGAACACGGATACCTCGCGCGCCCCAGGGAGCGTCTTCAATCGGGGCAAGTGACGACCCGGACGATCTCGTACAACAGGCCCAGGGCCGTGGTGGCCGCCGCGGCACCGGCCACCCCCAAGCCCGAGGCTGTACCGAAGGCTCCCGCACCATCCGGCAAGGGCAAGGCCACTGAACTGCTAGCCGGCCTCCGTGCTCACGACTCCCGCCTTCTCCTCACCGAGCGGGACGTGATCCGCCTGGCTCCGGCCGTCTCCGAGTGGCTGGAGCGAGGCGTGCCACCCACGGCCGTAGTGCGCACCCTGACGACCGGCCTGCCCCAGGACCCGATCAAGCACCCGGCGGCTTTCCTGCAGCACCGCCTCACCGCCCAACTGCCGCCCCGCCTCCCGGCCGCGCCACCCCGCCCGGCGCTGTACCGCCCGTCCCCACTCCAGACCTGTGACGGCTGCGAGCGAGCCTTCCGGGCCCCTCACCCGGGCCGCTGCCGCGACTGCCGTACTTGCGCGGAGGCGGCATGA